A part of Drosophila bipectinata strain 14024-0381.07 chromosome 3L, DbipHiC1v2, whole genome shotgun sequence genomic DNA contains:
- the nSMase gene encoding putative neutral sphingomyelinase, producing MLLLELNILTLNIWGIPYVSSNRGPRIEAICKELASGKYDIVSLQEVWTQQDSELLQKATQAVLPYAHYFHSGVMGAGLLVLSKYPILGTLFHAWSVNGYFHRIQHADWFGGKGVGLCRILVEGQMVHLYNAHLHAEYDNANDEYKTHRVIQAFDTAQFIEATRGNSVVQILAGDLNAQPQDISYKVLLFTSKMLDSCASDTFRTNECEHNSYTSARALAKNPQGIRIDHIFVRGGDEVNAEIVEYTLPFPHRVPGEKFSFSDHEAVLAKLKLTRITAATQPEVATIEVNCQVVGEETCSVQENHSGEPQDMPCPNGSTPIESQPAARTAALHEALELCDASLLQLNTDRILYYSAATFLFVLLVLLVEFTAPVGMRTIFLLLKFIVFGVILFCIFMASIWNYMERNGVLQGKKSMEVMLHHAQKYEYFY from the exons atgctgctgctggagctgaACATTCTGACGCTGAACATTTG GGGCATCCCATATGTGTCCAGCAATCGGGGACCTCGTATCGAAGCGATCTGTAAGGAACTTGCCAGCGGGAAATATGACATCGTTTCCTTACAGGAGGTGTGGACCCAGCAGGATAGCGAGCTACTCCAGAAGGCCACCCAGGCAGTTCTACCCTATGCTCACTACTTTCATAGCGGAGTAATGGGAGCTGGACTGCTGGTGCTATCAAAGTACCCCATTCTGGGCACCCTGTTTCATGCGTGGTCTGTCAACGGCTATTTCCATCGCATCCAGCACGCAGATTGGTTTGGCGGCAAGGGAGTGGGTCTCTGCAGGATTCTGGTTGAGGGCCAAATGGTCCACCTGTACAATGCTCACTTGCATGCCGAGTACGACAACGCCAATGACGAGTACAAAACACATCGAGTCATCCAGGCGTTCGATACGGCCCAATTCATCGAAGCCACGAGGGGTAATTCGGTGGTGCAGATCCTAGCTGGAGATCTGAACGCCCAGCCGCAGGACATCTCTTACAAGGTGCTGTTGTTCACCTCCAAAATGCTGGATAGCTGTGCCTCGGACACTTTCAGGACCAACGAGTGCGAGCACAACTCTTATACTTCTGCTCGGGCGCTAGCCAAGAACCCGCAGGGCATAAGGATCGATCATATCTTTGTGCGCGGGGGCGATGAGGTCAATGCTGAGATAGTGGAATACACGCTTCCGTTTCCGCATCGGGTGCCTGGCGAAAAGTTTAGCTTTTCGGACCATGAGGCGGTGCTGGCCAAGCTGAAACTAACCAGGATCACAGCTGCTACCCAACCTGAGGTGGCTACGATTGAGGTAAACTGTCAGGTGGTGGGCGAGGAAACCTGTTCAGTGCAAGAAAACCACTCTGGAGAGCCGCAGGATATGCCATGCCCCAATGGCTCTACTCCTATAGAATCTCAGCCAGCTGCCCGAACTGCCGCCCTACACGAAGCCCTGGAACTGTGTGATGCTTCCCTGCTCCAGCTGAATACGGATAGAATACTCTACTACAGTGCCGCCACCTTCCTGTTCGTCCTCCTTGTACTTTTGGTTGAATTTACGGCTCCCGTTGGCATGCGCACCATATTCTTGCTGCTTAAGTTCATCGTGTTCGGGGTCATACTTTTCTGCATTTTTATGGCCTCCATTTGGAACTACATGGAGCGAAACGGTGTGCTCCAGGGCAAGAAGTCAATGGAGGTGATGCTTCATCATGCCCAGAAGTACGAGTATTTCTATTGA
- the hob gene encoding protein hobbit, with product MMLHLLIFCLLIFIIVYWILPTCISWYLVRRFRVRVRIGRISLPYLSLKNVHISKSGFSVQIEEVCLRSSFFTTEVTKLLSIYIRDIRINKDIHRWQDDPQDFYELPRSGAEAAQKAEAAGVPDFRQTKVPASIITFAQFMAVHVNNISVVLMNNDFDPGWFIHATAKELHLDGSIVQNARVLLVNAALSEAQAKMLRHCSSRRQSLENLNNIRPCLGEVSFDVTLDASLFAHGPLSMDTLSLVINNAKSVIHGGLYEFISEAKQRTTSDQQSRRLQLAFAPSKGSYDNDNYEKLAPIIPKTFNFSIKAATFSAVKENSQNDFSAKLQLLQITGEFNSKSTDETNLLPSMLGKLVFQHLDIDTKYEKLLFVEQFTIDSVLENDIFNLYVKLKTFQIIYNHSEIYDFVNNNFLARQRSGSSQPLNLIHKQKSLPDHLYLDTAADKCLRAKQRREGGVLEWIMQRIVVTGIAELFNVSLLMKLEDEHIAMSVSHTRFLLKQIEEKRSSVYENKFLNLLLGQRQWSMELMVETLWSNLGNSINDTNNLKKTHSPGSPFFLGVSLVKLCSYANTTKLDISVHTFRTEYSMQLAEFVVKSMQCLNQYRGLDTKRAKSSPTQLASKQPSPPSTSLRLSVKIKDITAYFVNHHNVYMLLSFSELSLSRAQHIATLKLEEFQMAIMRSMTASSLCLTDFSDVFANCKMIRLEHEQLEGTLGKLSVYIPGNTDATWNSNLHMHLLTLVRDMLDLKTELALPASPEKKSLPRGGLVVEFSAERSTNFEIKLSHQHSVQILAEGLFFSNKERNMIYAVNVFVNIDEQHIFTVKELDMQSVPRLEVLAHERQNFPGFQLPSNKVWVTTIGSFKAIFPYDHDFYNAINGELVSHFKWLKLVHNYKKKPFTVDSPLPSDLVIKIKEFLLEISDDPFEVKLRDNYVLLVDEYLESLKRKALFDKKIAERLSERLLFAAGHIENLYANLVKKSSEIYIQRSKKIRESGPVRTRLLAWIMTDVEIMAMADTSIHGYENVTRTMREIDHESPWPEEGLEFTTLWCRGVNISCSEWKFMLRDFPQPMFYVKSMRLYGNLCGAEQMGSKRARRDVFIDVGDPFGTDVVQRSMPSLKFYHDFDCELESCSYAFGACWEPVMAQCNLSFEKISAPSKDPSPPLPFWDKLRLLLHGRLTLIAKQFTILLHASLDPYNTTEEMELTWNNCGIVLTNAKIMFKGELNVTVRTASRYDDCRLLHFPNLKLTVKLNWVCLANPNDHHAVMPCAPDKLPEYSSNQVHDSFRAFRSLNLNIWISFETKPKAGDDVEIDIPSLVLYGSTLRWFESLQLILSGVTRPTRRGPVFNNVRPRKKPLSRHYKKANLQMCLHKFQVLYWMSHALQKGFQLNGRRVSFSSEYSLTLNPIDDGLIHRPRADWSTVYMNCELNDAEIWLKSIVTEKLDSSSENLAASAADFKIVRFYFLSVAKVSYGREALIPTAANNTEEDAKAKSTTPTHKLVVYDLKGAWTKSNRDVAFALFDSFMKSQKLKNNLSTEAVKSYRKEGGNSAVLKHQRSDSTITLSSTSSEVLPISNPNASLKKAPGQVHATAMLQQLIAEADHKFNVYSDDHSTQSRELQLQGLQACAAQDVIHENWSISLVNSQVLLKGCETSGYVIISAAKAEILQREHRPVWRERSLITKTTWKGLLECMQYYATVSAGDNNSLLEKEIMWLTVDNIQDKDETVINNMPEDISHLVGSGRSVGGVVSETVGAILSDNSGGAQPVQLQRIVSKCKCEFFYVSYGDAVDPNSITEVPQAHTEELLSPWEKQDDPVDAFTLMHHDLDVCTNSLQYAMILDIVNNLLLYVEPQRKQAAEKLTRMRFQLQLHSTEDQKRPIQQKQTLIRSLLMKIRSLEKDIHMISKERFEDGDTMELRIEFDKVQQQIRESKEELNTYSEDLDMMLLCYKETQLSQLSKVSNVRSDKSVTMVRANEICFKRAQWRLTETDGQIGIADLVLSAFLYTKKSKSDDSVEHLLELGNIRMENLLPREIYRDVLLATEIQKDMPVDTHKRVLRIFCREKAPVGGISVKEHFEINVAPITIAITKKFYSTMLKFCFPDRDASETEASDELDDNASTSSASTTNLQAKSSTSSSTKRSGKNKKGPKDSEFYVKIEKDDVEKMKERAEKNKLFIYIKIPEVPVRVSYKGNKEKNLEDITDYSLVIPTLEYHNVTWTWLDLLLAMKSVSRRVIFSQAIKQKLHIHQRTPILSAGERATPQEEDKAIMLFGNRLLNENKSQKKSGVFKFSSSGK from the exons ATGATGCTTCATCTTCTTATCTTCTGCCTGCTAATATTCATAATTGTTTACTG GATCCTGCCCACTTGTATTAGTTGGTACTTGGTCCGGCGGTTTCGGGTCAGAGTTCGGATTGGCCGGATTTCGTTGCCATATTTGTCTCTCAAGAATGTCCATATCAGCAAAAGTGGATTCTCGGTG CAAATCGAGGAGGTGTGCTTACGCAGCAGCTTCTTCACCACCGAGGTGACAAAGCTCTTGTCCATCTACATCCGTGACATACGCATCAACAAGGATATACACCGGTGGCAGGATGACCCCCAGGATTTCTACGAGCTCCCACGTTCCGGGGCCGAAGCGGCTCAAAAGGCAGAGGCAGCGGGTGTGCCCGATTTCCGGCAAACCAAAGTTCCAGCTAGCATTATCACCTTCGCCCAGTTTATGGCCGTGCATGTGAACAACATATCGGTGGTGCTGATGAACAATGACTTCGATCCGGGTTGGTTCATCCATGCTACTGCAAAGGAGCTTCATCTGGACGGGAGTATTGTGCAAAATGCTCGGGTTCTGTTGGTGAATGCGGCCCTAAGCGAGGCCCAGGCCAAAATGCTAAGGCATTGCAGCTCCCGTCGCCAGTCGCTGGAGAATCTGAACAATATTCGGCCCTGCCTGGGCGAGGTCAGCTTTGATGTGACCCTAGATGCCTCACTATTTGCCCATGGACCTCTTTCCATGGAT ACCCTCAGTCTGGTGATAAACAATGCCAAATCCGTGATACATGGTGGACTCTACGAGTTCATAAGCGAGGCCAAGCAAAGGACGACGAGTGATCAGCAATCGCGAAGGCTACAGCTTGCCTTTGCACCGTCCAAGGGCTCCTATGATAACGACAATTACGAGAAACTAGCTCCTATTATACCAAAGACCTTTAACTTTAGCATCAAGGCGGCTACGTTTTCGGCAGTGAAGGAGAACTCGCAGAATGATTTCAGTGCCAAGTTGCAGTTGCTTCAG ATTACTGGGGAATTCAACTCCAAATCCACGGATGAGACAAACCTGTTGCCCTCCATGCTGGGCAAATTGGTGTTTCAACATTTGGATATTGACACCAAATACGAGAAGCTTTTGTTTGTAGAACAATTCACTATAGACTCTGTG CTGGAGAATGACATCTTCAATCTGTACGTTAAGCTCAAGACATTCCAAATCATCTACAATCACAGCGAGATCTATGACTTTGTCAACAATAACTTTTTGGCCCGTCAACGATCAGGGAGCTCACAACCCCTGAACTTGATTCACAAACAGAAATCTCTGCCAGATCATCTGTACTTGGACACGGCTGCTGACAAATGTCTGCGGGCCAAGCAGCGCCGGGAGGGCGGAGTTCTCGAGTGGATTATGCAACGGATTGTGGTCACAGGCATTGCGGAGCTGTTTAATGTCTCACTGCTAATGAAATTGGAGGATGAGCACATTGCCATGAGCGTGAGTCACACGCGGTTCCTATTAAAGCAAATCGAGGAGAAGAGGAGCTCTGTGTATGAGAATAAGTTCTTGAATCTGCTGTTGGGCCAGCGACAATGGAGCATGGAGCTTATGGTGGAGACCCTGTGGTCCAATTTGGGTAATTCCATAAATGATACCAACAACCTGAAGAAGACCCATTCGCCCGGTTCCCCATTTTTCCTGGGCGTTAGCCTAGTCAAACTCTGTTCGTATGCCAACACCACCAAGTTGGACATCTCGGTGCACACTTTCCGCACGGAATACAGCATGCAACTGGCCGAATTTGTGGTCAAGTCGATGCAATGCCTCAATCAATACCGGGGTCTAGACACAAAGAGAGCAAAATCTAGTCCAACACAGCTGGCAAGCAAACAGCCATCACCTCCGTCTACCTCATTACGATTGTCGGTTAAAATCAAAGACATTACCGCCTATTTTGTGAACCACCACAATGTCTACATGCTGTTGAGTTTCTCGGAGCTTAGCTTGAGCCGAGCTCAGCACATCGCCACCCTGAAGCTGGAGGAGTTCCAAATGGCTATTATGCGTTCGATGACGGCATCGTCCCTCTGCCTAACCGACTTCTCCGATGTGTTTGCCAACTGCAAGATGATCCGGCTGGAGCATGAGCAGCTGGAGGGCACGTTGGGCAAGCTTTCCGTTTACATTCCCGGCAATACGGATGCCACTTGGAACTCCAATCTGCACATGCATCTGCTCACTCTAGTCAGAGATATGCTGGACTTGAAAACAGAGCTGGCATTGCCGGCCTCACCCGAAAAGAAATCCCTGCCCAGAGGTGGCCTAGTGGTGGAATTCTCTGCCGAGCGGAGCACCAACTTCGAGATAAAGCTATCGCACCAGCACTCGGTTCAAATCCTAGCCGAGGGTCTCTTCTTCAGCAACAAGGAGCGCAACATGATCTATGCGGTGAACGTGTTTGTCAACATCGACGAACAGCACATCTTTACGGTGAAGGAGCTGGACATGCAGTCGGTGCCGCGCTTGGAAGTACTTGCCCACGAACGGCAAAACTTTCCGGGCTTCCAGCTGCCCTCCAACAAGGTGTGGGTCACCACGATCGGTTCCTTCAAGGCCATATTCCCATACGATCATGATTTCTACAATGCCATCAACGGAGAACTGGTCTCCCACTTCAAGTGGCTAAAGCTGGTGCACAACTACAAGAAGAAGCCGTTTACGGTGGACTCTCCACTGCCCAGCGACTTGGTAATTAAGATAAAGGAGTTCCTTCTCGAAATCAGCGATGATCCGTTTGAGGTTAAGCTGCGGGACAACTATGTCCTGTTGGTGGATGAATATCTTGAAAGCTTGAAGAGGAAGGCCTTGTTCGACAAGAAGATTGCCGAGCGGTTGTCGGAACGCTTACTCTTTGCAGCTGGCCACATCGAGAATCTCTATGCCAACCTGGTCAAGAAGAGCTCCGAAATCTATATACAGCGCTCGAAGAAGATCCGGGAGAGTGGTCCAGTGAGAACCCGTTTGCTGGCCTGGATCATGACGGATGTGGAGATCATGGCCATGGCGGACACCTCGATTCATGGCTACGAGAATGTGACGCGAACCATGCGGGAAATCGATCACGAAAGTCCCTGGCCGGAGGAGGGACTGGAGTTCACCACCCTGTGGTGTCGAGGTGTCAACATTAGCTGCTCCGAGTGGAAGTTCATGCTGAG GGACTTCCCGCAACCCATGTTCTATGTAAAGAGCATGCGTCTCTACGGAAATCTATGCGGAGCGGAGCAGATGGGTTCCAAGCGTGCCCGTCGCGATGTCTTCATCGATGTTGGTGATCCCTTTGGGACTGATGTGGTCCAGCGCAGTATGCCCTCGTTGAAGTTCTACCATGACTTTGATTGCGAACTGGAGAGCTGTAGCTATGCGTTTGGAGCCTGCTGGGAGCCGGTGATGGCTCAGTGTAATCTGAGTTTCGAGAAGATCTCGGCTCCCTCGAAGGATCCATCGCCCCCGCTCCCCTTCTGGGATAAACTTAGGCTGTTGCTGCATGGTCGGCTCACTCTGATAGCCAAGCAGTTCACCATACTGCTCCATGCCTCCCTGGACCCGTACAACACCACGGAGGAAATGGAGCTGACCTGGAACAACTGTGGTATTGTGCTGACGAATGCCAAGATTATGTTTAAAGGGGAGCTTAAT GTCACGGTACGAACTGCCTCACGTTACGACGATTGCCGCCTGCTGCACTTCCCCAATCTTAAACTTACGGTCAAGCTGAATTGGGTATGCCTGGCTAATCCGAACGATCACCACGCTGTGATGCCCTGTGCCCCGGACAAGCTGCCGGAGTATTCCAGCAACCAGGTCCACGACTCCTTCAGGGCTTTCCGATCGCTGAACCTCAACATTTGGATATCCTTTGAAACGAAACCCAAGGCGGGAGACGATGTGGAAATCGATATACCCAGTCTGGTGCTGTACGGCAGTACATTGCGTTGGTTCGAAAGCCTCCAGTTGATTCTCTCTGGAGTAACCAGACCGACGAGGCGGGGTCCTGTTTTCAACAATGTCAGGCCGAGGAAGAAGCCCCTCAGCCGGCACTACAAGAAAGCCAACCTGCAGATGTGCCTACACAAGTTTCAGGTGCTCTACTGGATGTCGCACGCCTTGCAGAAGGGCTTTCAGCTGAACGGCCGGCGGGTGTCCTTCAGTTCCGAATACTCACTTACCCTGAATCCCATTGATGATGGCCTGATCCACCGACCTCGAGCGGATTGGTCGACGGTGTACATGAACTGCGAACTGAACGATGCGGAGATCTGGCTGAAGAGCATTGTGACGGAGAAGCTGGACAGCAGCTCCGAGAACTTGGCTGCCAGTGCAGCGGATTTCAAGATTGTGAGGTTCTACTTCCTAAGCGTAGCTAAGGTATCCTATGGAAGAGAAGCACTAATTCCCACAGCGGCCAATAACACCGAGGAGGATGCCAAGGCCAAGTCCACCACACCGACCCATAAACTAGTGGTTTATGACCTGAAAGGAGCCTGGACCAAGAGTAATCGTGACGTGGCTTTCGCCCTGTTCGACTCCTTTATGAAGTCCCAGAAGCTGAAGAACAATCTCTCCACGGAAGCTGTGAAGAGCTATCGGAAGGAGGGCGGGAACTCGGCTGTCCTTAAGCACCAGCGAAGCGATAGCACCATTACCCTCTCCAGCACCAGTAGCGAAGTCTTGCCGA TTTCCAATCCGAATGCGTCGCTTAAGAAGGCACCTGGACAGGTCCATGCCACGGCTATGTTGCAGCAGCTCATTGCGGAGGCGGACCACAAGTTTAATGTCTACAGTGATGATCACAGCACCCAGTCCAGGGAGCTCCAGCTGCAGGGCCTGCAGGCTTGCGCAGCCCAGGATGTAATCCACGAGAACTGGTCCATTAGTCTGGTCAACAGCCAGGTGTTACTCAAGGGCTGTGAGACGTCCGGCTATGTGATCATTAGCGCGGCCAAGGCAGAGATCCTGCAGAGGGAACACCGACCGGTTTGGCGGGAACGATCGCTGATTACCAAGACCACCTGGAAGGGATTGCTCGAATGCATGCAGTACTATGCCACCGTGAGCGCCGGCGACAATAATTCTCTGCTCGAAAAGGAGATTATGTGGCTGACTGTGGACAACATCCAGGACAAGGACGAAACGGTGATCAATAACATGCCCGAGGACATATCCCATTTGGTGGGCAGTGGACGGAGCGTGGGTGGCGTCGTCTCCGAAACAGTCGGAGCGATTCTGAGCGATAATTCTGGAGGGGCTCAGCCGGTACAGCTGCAGCGCATCGTCTCCAAGTGTAAATGCGAGTTCTTCTATGTGAGCTACGGCGATGCTGTCGACCCGAATAGCATAACCGAAGTTCCGCAAGCCCACACCGAGGAGTTGCTTTCTCCGTGGGAGAAACAGGATGATCCCGTGGACGCCTTCACGCTGATGCATCACGATCTGGATGTGTGCACCAACTCGCTGCAGTACGCCATGATCCTGGACATAGTCAACAACCTGCTGCTGTATGTGGAGCCTCAAAGGAAGCAGGCGGCAGAGAAGCTCACCCGGATGCGTTTCCAGCTCCAGTTGCACTCCACCGAGGATCAAAAGCGGCCCATCCAGCAGAAGCAAACGCTGATTCGCAGCCTGCTGATGAAGATTCGTTCCTTGGAGAAGGACATACACATGATCAGCAAGGAGAGGTTCGAGGATGGCGACACCATGGAGCTGCGCATCGAATTCGATAAAGTGCAGCAACAGATCCGCGAGAGCAAGGAGGAGCTGAACACCTACAGCGAGGATTTGGACATGATGCTGCTCTGCTACAAGGAGACGCAGCTGTCCCAGCTGAGCAAAGTCTCGAACGTGAGGTCCGATAAATCGGTTACCATGGTGCGGGCCAACGAGATCTGCTTCAAGCGGGCTCAGTGGCGGCTCACGGAGACGGATGGCCAGATCGGCATAGCTGATCTCGTCCTCAGCGCTTTCCTTTACACGAAAAAGTCCAAGAGCGACGATTCGGTGGAGCACTTGCTGGAGCTGGGCAACATACGCATGGAGAATCTTTTGCCCAGGGAAATCTACAGGGATGTGCTATTGGCGACGGAAATTCAAAAGGACATGCCAGTGGACACGCACAAGAGAGTCCTCCGAATCTTCTGCCGGGAAAAGGCGCCAGTCGGTGGTATTTCGGTGAAGGAACACTTTGAGATCAATGTGGCGCCCATTACGATAGCCATCACCAAGAAGTTTTACAGCACCATGCTGAAGTTCTGTTTCCCGGATCGAGATgcctccgagacggaggccaGCGACGAGCTGGACGACAATGCCTCCACCAGTTCAGCGTCCACAACGAATTTACAGGCCAAGTCCTCCACTTCCTCGTCGACCAAACGGTCGGGCAAGAACAAGAAGGGCCCCAAGGACTCGGAGTTCTATGTGAAAATCGAGAAGGACGATGTGGAGAAGATGAAGGAGCGAGCGGAGAAGAACAAGCTCTTCATCTACATCAAGATTCCCGAGGTTCCTGTGCGTGTCAGCTACAAGGGCAACAAGGAGAAGAATCTGGAGGACATCACCGACTACTCGCTGGTTATTCCCACACTGGAGTACCACAATGTCACCTGGACGTGGCTGGATCTGCTTCTGGCGATGAAATCGGTCAGCCGGAGGGTGATATTCTCGCAGGCCATCAAGCAGAAGCTACATATCCACCAGCGAACGCCGATCCTGTCCGCCGGAGAGCGGGCCACCCCTCAGGAGGAGGACAAGGCCATAATGCTGTTTGGTAATCGATTGCTG aacgaaaacaaaagccaaaagaaGAGCGGTGTCTTCAAGTTCTCCTCGAGCGGAAAGTGA